The [Clostridium] celerecrescens 18A genomic sequence GAGCCTTTACAGCGATTACGTTGAAGGTTCCTCTTAATTTATTAACGATTAAGGTTGTCAAAGCTTCGCCTTCCACATCTTCTGCGATGATGAGAAGTCTTGCGCCGGACTGAACTACCTGCTCTAATAAAGGAAGGATCTCCTGAATGTTTGAGATCTTCTTATCAGTAATAAGAATGTATGGATCGTCTAAATTAGCTTCCATCTTTTCCATGTCGGTGCACATATAAGCAGAGATATAACCTCTGTCAAACTGCATACCTTCCACAAGATCCAGCTCTGTCTTCATGGTCTTTGATTCTTCAATGGTAATAACGCCGTTGTTGGAAACCTTCTCCATAGCGTCAGCTACCATCTCGCCGACCTCATCATCTGATGCGGAAATAGCTGCTACTCTTGCGATGGATGCCTTACCCTTGATCGGCTCGCTCATCTTTGCAATCGCTTCTACTGCTGCTTCAGTTGCCTTTTTCATACCCTTTCTTAAAACGATTGGGTTTGCACCTGCTGCCAGGTTCTTCATTCCCTCATTGATCATAGCCTGAGCTAAAACGGTAGCTGTGGTAGTACCGTCACCTGCTACGTCATTGGTCTTAGTCGCAACCTCTTTTACAAGCTGAGCGCCCATATTCTCAAAAGCATCTTCCAGCTCGATTTCCTTTGCAATGGTAACGCCGTCATTTGTGATGAGCGGTGAGCCGAAAGATTTATCCAGTACAACGTTTCTGCCTTTAGGCCCTAATGTTACACGAACAGTATCTGCTAACTGATTCACTCCAGATTCAAGTGCTTTTCTGGCATCTACGCCATATTTAATCTGCTTTGCCATGATTCATTCCTCCAGTTTTCTGTTAAAATAAATATACGTACTATCTAAAACCTGACCTTATGAAGCTTATCGCCTTCCTGATTATTCGATCACTGCTAATATGTCATTCTGTTTTACGATCACATATTTCTCGCTCTCTTCTCCGGTCTCTATCTCTGTTCCTGAATACTTGGAGAAGATTACTTTATCGCCCACTTTAACCTGCATGGTAACTTCCTTGCCGTCTACCAGACCGCCAGGTCCTACTGCGGTGACTTCCGCCTGCTGCGGCTTCTCTTTTGCCTGACCCGGCAGAACAATACCGGACTTTGTTGTCTCCTCTGCAACCAATGGTTTTAACACAACTTTGTCAAATAATGGTACTAATTTCATTGCAATTCCTCCTCATAACTTTCTGCTTATTATTTCTTTCTTTGGCCATCCGAAAGAAGTTTTATTTTATTCACATAATAAGTTATATCACTCATTATTAGCACTGTCAATAGTTGAGTGCTAACTTTATATTTTTTTTACATTTTTACCATATTTGTACGATTTTCTCCTTTACTTACATAGTTTATAGAAATTTTCTTATTATATACCTTTATTTTTTCGGATGAACGTATTACAATAACTAAGAGAATGAAGCGCCTTACAAGCGCACCATTGTGCCCATCAAGCATAAGCCGTGACAAGGAAGCACCTTGCAGGCATACCTCTATGCCCAGAATACATGGACGGTAATAAGGAAAGGAGTGTTTCAAATGGCAAAAAAGGGTAATGGGTTTGGAAAATTCGTGGCACTGGCCACTGTGGCCGGCGTTGTTGCTGCCGGCATCTCTTACTTTACGAAATACAAATCCTTCCACAAAGAACTGGAAGAAAATTTCCACGACTTTGAGGATGAGGGAAATGACGACATTTCCAAAATTGACAGCACGATGAACCGCAACTATGTTTCTTTGCATGCCAATAAGGATGAATTTAAGGTTGCCGCTGATCATATGGCAGATGCTGCCAAGGATGCGGTTAGTGCGGCAAGAAACTTAGTAAAGGATGCAGCGAGCATAGTTTCTGATACGGCAAAGGAAGCGGCTTCAGCCGTAGCATTTACCGCAAAGGACATGTTTGACGCTGCAAAAGAACAGACAGATGGGTTTTTAGACGACGAAGAGTTTACGGAAGATGGCGGTTTGGATTACGCTGCCGGAGCCGCAGACCAGCTGGCAGAAAAAGCCAAAGAGACTGCAGATACGATAAAAGAAACAGCAGAAACTGCTGCCGAAGCAGTAAAAGATGCAGCAAAGGATGGGATTGATGCGGCAAAAGAAGCGGCGAATTCCACCGGAGCAGCGATGAAAGAACTGGCCGATGAAACTACTACCATTGTGGAAGAAGAAATGGATTAATCATAATCTAAAAGAAGAAATTGAAAAAGCCATTGGAAAGCATTTGCTCTCCAATGGCTTTTTTTCACAGACTATTTCTCATACAGAAATTCTTCCGGCAGATTCACTTTAAAATCAACCGCCAGATCACGGAAGTTTTGAGGCGTGATGGTCTGAAGCTTATCCGGCCGTATGGAAAGCACCTTAACAAGGATTTCCGCAGACTTTTCTACCGTATGCATAAGACCAAAGGTCAGGTCAAAGTCCTCTCCTGAGGCAAATAAGCCGTGATGAGCCCACACAGCCACATCGTACTTCTTCATCAGCTCACTGGTTGCCACTGCGATGTCTCGTCCGCCAGGCACCATCCAGCCAACAACACCTACGCCGTCCGGGAAAACCACCGGACATTCTGTTGCCATCTCCCATAATTCCCTGGTGAAGACTTTATCCTCTAAGGGAAGAACAAAGGTTAGGGCAATTACATTGGCAGGATGGGCATGGTAGATCACCCTGTGCTTACCGGATGTAGCCTCTTTCTTTACTTCATGGTTCATAAGATGGGAAGGAAGCTCGCTGGTGGGACGCCCGCCGTTTACTAACCCCCAGCGGATTCTGTAATTCTCACCGCTCTCATCTACCTCAATGATACAGGTATTGGCTTCCGGATCCAGGATTACGTTGCGGAAATATTTCCCGCTTCCGGTCACCATGAAATACTCTCCTGCCAGATCCTTTACACTGGTTCCGATGGGCTGCCAGGGATTCTTATCCGTAAAGACCTCTTTCACTGATTCTACCTCTGACTCCTTTATGCGGTAGCTTAAATTGCCGCCGTTTCTCTCATGCCAGTTCTGACGGAAACCGTCGTCGCATAAACGGATAAAGCCTTTTACAAATTCAGTATCTAAAATATTCATATTCTTTTTCTCCTTATTTCCGGTTAAGCAGCACTTCTTTTTCATAGCTGCGTATTTCCTCAAACCAATCTTCCTTTGCCGGAACTCCGTTTATCTCACAGAAATAATTCCATACATCGCCAACAGGATAAAGCTTAAGTTCTTCCTGAAGCATCATCTGCTCTGTAAAGTCTCGTTCCTTCTGTAACAAGGCAAGCCTTTCATTGGGAAGAAGAAGGGCATTTAACAACGCCTTCTGCATATTGCGCATTCCCACAATCCAGGCGCTTAAGCGGTTGATGCTTGCATCAAAGAAGTCAAGGGCTAAAAGAACGCGGTCAGCCCCGCCCCGGATGATTTCCTTTGCAATCTCTTTTGTCTCATCGTCAAACAACACCACATGGTCACTGTCCCACCGCACCGGCCTTGTTACATGAAGGGCAACCTTGTCAAAGAACAGGAGCATGGAGGATATCTTATCGGATACCACCTCTGTGGGATGATAATGGCCGCTGTCCAGCAGGCAAAGGATATCGTTCTTGGAAGCGTAATTCATATAAAATTCATGGGAACCAACCGTACAGCTTTCCACACCGATTCCAAATACCTTGGATTCTACGGCTACATATACCTTGGTTTTATCGTAATCCATGGAAAGGATCTGGTCAAGAGAATCTTTTAACCGCGCCCTTGGGGAGGTACGGTCCGCCGGAATATCCTTAAAACCGTCAGGAATCCAGATGTTCATGGTACATGGAGTTCCCTGCTCTCCGGCGAAGTATTCGGAAATACGGATGCATGCCTGAACGTGTCTGATCCAGAAGCTGCGGATTTCCTCGTTTTCACTGGACAAGGTGGCATTCTCTGCCTTTGGATGGGAAAACAGGGTGGGATTAAAATCAATGCCGATTCCTCTTTCCTTTGCAAAATCTGCCCATTTTGCAAAATGCTTCGGTTCCAGCTGATCACGGTCCGCCCATTCTCCTTCTTCAAATACGGCATAGCTTGCATGAAGGTTAATCCTGTGCTTTCCAGGAATCAGGCTCAGCGCTTTGCCCATATCATTCATCAGCTCCTGAGGATTTCTGGCACGTCCCGGATAATTGCCAGTCGTCTGAATGCCGCCTGACAGCCCGCCTGCTCCGTCAAATCCTATTACATCATCTCCCTGCCAGCAGTGCATGGAGACAGGAATCTTCTTCAGTGCCTCCAATGCCTCATCGGTATTAACCCCAATGGCCTTGTATGCTTCTTTTGCTGTTTCATATCTTTCCTTTATTGTCATGGCTCTCTTCTCCTTTTCTAAATTTCTGCCCGGGCTGTTAAGGCCGGGGCTTCCTATGATATCGTTCAGTCTAAATGAAATACAGGCTTTAAACTGATAGAAACCGGGCTGTTATCCAGGTTAGTCTTCATGATGTCAGCCATATAATCCCACCATTTCCGGTTGATAGGCGTATCCGCCGATTCTGCCCACTTCTCTTCATCCTCAATTTCAATATATCCGTAGAGGACATTGGTTTCCTCATCTAAGAAAATAGAGTAATTATGTCCTCCGTGCCGGCTGATCATGTCCTTCATTTCCGGCCAGAGTAAATTGTGCCTTTTCTCGTATTCTTCGGCCATTCCTTCATTTAAGTACATTTTAAAAGATTTTCTTATCATGCCTTTTCCTCTTCCTCCATTCTGCGACATCTAATTCCCTGGCTGATACTCCTTTATGGCAAAGGACCGGTATACTGCCTCCCTTGCCTGTTTTAAGCTCTCAAATTCTCCGGCAGCCAGCATTTGAGCCAGAAGATTTCCGATGGCAGTGGCTTCTCCCGGTCCGGCATAAACGGTCCGTCCTGTGCGGTCTGCCGTCAGCCAGTTCAAATACTCCGCATTGGAGCCTCCTCCTACCACATGGATGGCCGGATAGGTCCTTCCGGTGATGGATTCCAGTTCCTTTACCGTATTTCCATAGCAGGCTGCAAGGCTGTTGTATATGACGGCCGCGATCTGTCCCGGAGTCCTTGGCACCTCCATCCCAGACCTCTCACAGAAATCCTGCACTTCCCCGATCATGCTCTCAGGAGACAGGAATACAGAAGCATTGCAGTCCACAATGGAAGGGATCACTTCCTCAGAAGCCATCTGGCAAAGCTCTGCAAAGGAATAAGCCTCTCCCTTTTCTTTCAGCTCCTTTTTCACAGACTGGATCATCCAAAGCCCCATGATGTTTTTCAAATACCGGAAGCGGTGAGCATAGCCGCCCTCATTGGTAAAATTTGCTTTCATGCTTTCCATGGAACAATCCGCCTTAGGAAGCTCTGTTCCCATCAAAGACCAGGTCCCTGAGCTGATGTAAAGGAGATCGTCCATGGAATCCCCTCCTTCAGGATCCAGGGGAACCGCCATGACGGCAGAGCCGGTATCATGAGTTGCCGGGAGGACTACCTGGCAGGTAAACCCTACTTCCTCTTCAATGGCCTTTGCCAATGGTCCCACTGATGTACCCGGCATGGATAGTTCCCCAAACAGCCTTTCAGGCAGGCCCAGCTTCCGGATCAGTTCATAGTCCCAGGTTCCGGTTTCCGCACTCACCAGCTGGGTGGTGGTTGCATTGGTATACTCCTGTTTTTTCACCCCTGTCAGCAGATAGTGGAAATAGTCCGGAATCATAAGGAAGGATTCCCCTTTCTCCAGATATTCCGGGGTCTCTTCCCGGACAGCCATGAGCTGATAAATGGTGTTAAAGATCTGCTTCTGGATGCCGGTTCTTCCATATAAATCTTTTAAGGAAATGATCTCATATACTTTTTCATCCATCCCCTTTGTTCTGTCATCCCGGTATCCCACCGCATTTCCAAGCAACCGGTTATCTCCGTCCAAAAGGACAAAATCCACAGCCCATGTATCGATCCCCATGGCAGCCGGAATCTTCCCAAGCTTCCTGCATTGCTTCATGCCCTCTTTAATTTCATGAAATAAAGAATCCACGTCCCAGCACAAATGCCCATCCTTTTGCTTCATGCCATTGTCAAACCGGTAAATCTCCTTAAGGACCAGCTTTCCCTCCTTTACGTTCCCAAGAATATGGCGGCCGCTGGATGCGCCGATGTCTACGGCAAGATAATACTTCTCCATGTAAACCACTCTCCCTTTATTTTCTTCCAAGCCCATGTTTTCCGGGTATAAAGATATACCCGCAGGGTATTTCTACCTTAATCATAACGGATTTCCACAAAAAAAATAAGGACGCTGTTTGTTTTAAACTGCGTCCTTATTTGCATATCCGTTCTCCGGTCATCTAAGCGTTTCAATCTGCCTTTGATGAAATAAGCAATTCCTTTAAATCCATGATCGACATTTCATGCTCGTCCAATATTGTTGATACTTCCTTAAATTGTTCCAGCTTTATTTTATCCTGAATATCTTTCTCTTTTTCTCCTAAAGTTACCAGACTGTTCTTGTATTGCTGAATCGATTCCTGGACCTCTTTTAATTCTTCCTGAAGTTTTTCAAGTGGTGTCTTCCTTACTCCTCTTGGCATACTGGTTCTCTCCTTTACAGAAATATTTTTATCAACCATATATTACCAAGTATATGCAAAGTTTCTGTTGTTTATTACTTTATAACTTCCATTATTGAAAAATTTCCAGGAAGAACTTTTATGAATGCTTTTCGGTTTTAAAGGTCCGTTATGGATTCATTAAAAGGAAAGGAAAACGGATGGGATCCGCTTTCCTTTCCCTGTTTCAAACAATCCTCTTATCATTTCTTAAATCGATTACCTGTCGGTTCTTTAACCTTTTACTCCCGTATGAGCCACTCCCTCAATAAACTGTTTCTGGAAAACAAAGAACAAAACAACCATTGGAATGACAGCCAGAACAGCACCAGCCATCTGGGCCGGATAATCGTTGGTATGCTGTCCCTGGAGCGTGGAAAGTGCTGGAGCCAGAGTCATCTTTGTTGTGGTAGTATTGACGATTAAAGGCCACATAAAGTCATTCCAGGCAAACTTTGCCGTGAAAATCACAAGGGCCACGATCCCTGATTTTACCAGAGGGACCATGATCCTGGTCAGGATCTGGATCCTTCCGCACCCATCCAGTATGGCTGCTTCCTCCAGTTCATCAGGAAGGGATAAGAAAAACTGCCTCATCATAAAAGTTCCAAAGGCGCTGAATAAGTTTGGCAGAAAAAGTGCAAACATGGTATCCAAAAGTCCCAGTTTCTGCACGATAAGGTACTGAGGCACCAGAAAGATCTGTCCCGGTACCATCAGGACGGAAAGCACCACCAAAAACAGGATATCTCTTCCCGGAAACTTAATCCTGGCAAAGGAATATGCAGCCAGGGTACAGATCACTACCTGTCCCGCAACCGTTATAACCGTAGAAAATACCGTGTTCATATAAATTCTTCCAAAGGGAAGGGCGGTAAGAACATTATAATAGGCCTCTGTAACAAATCGTTCCGGCAGAATCGTGGGAGGAATCATCATGGATTCTCCCTTTGTTTTAAATGAGGTACATAACATCCAAAGAAACGGAAGCACGGTGATACCGATTCCTGCAATCAGTATCAGGTGGATCAATAGTTTTTTTCGTCTGCTCGATTTCATCATCCGGCTTCACCTCCTTAGTCGTAATTGACCCATTTTCTCTGTCCTATCATCTGAATCACGGTTACCAGCATAATGATAGAAAAGATCAAAATGGATATGGCTGCTGCATAGCCTTTATGGCCATAATCAAAGGCATTCCGGTAGAACATCATGACAAGGGTCTGGGTGCTGCGATAGGCCGTATTCGTTTTTACAACCATCATATAAATGGTATCAAACACCTGAAATCCGCTGATGATCGAGGTGATCATGACGAAAAATATGGTCGGTGACAGCATGGGGATTGTGATTTTAAAAAACTGGTGAATGCCGCTTGCCCCATCCACAGATGCCGCCTCATAATAGGATCTTGATATCCCCTGCATGCCTGCTAAAAGAATGATCATGTTATATCCTACAGTTCCCCATATTCCAACGATCATAATCATGAACAAAGCTGTTTTGGGGTCGGTGATCCAGCCATGGGGAGCAAAACCCAAAGCCTTTAACGCCGCATTTAAAAGACCGTACTGCTCATTATAAATCCATTTCCAGACCATTGCCACCGCTGCCGACATGGTCACGGATGGCAGAAAATAGATGGTCCGGTAAAAAGAAGTTCCCCTGATTTTCGTATTGAGCAGGGCAGCTACAAACAAGGATAACATAAGGCCCAGGGGCACGGTGATCCCGACGTAGAGAAGTGTATTGCCAAGAGAGTTCCACAGTTCTTTATCCTTAAACATTTCCAAATAATTGTTAAGGCCATAAAAGGTGGCTACATTGAATTTATTCACTTCATTAAAGCTGAACCAGAAATTCTGAATAAAGGGAAAAATATAAAATACAAAGATTCCAAGCAACAGGGGTGTTATAAATAAGTACCCCTCTCCCCATTCTTTCCATTGCCGCTTTGCTATTTTCTTTTTTGTTGTACCCTGCATATATACACCTACTTATTATTTTTTGCCAATATCGCATCTGCGTCCGTTTTAAGCTGGCTGCATACATCCGCTAAAGTCTTATCGCCGGAATAAGCTGCCTTTAAAGCTTCTGCTTCTATATCATAGAGCTCAGCCACAGATTTGCATACAGGAAGAGGATTGGCTTCCCCGGAATGATTGGTATAAGCCGCCAGGTTTAAATCCTTGTTGGAATCGGCAAAATACTTTTGGGCATCGTTCCGTGCGGAAATAACGACTCCGCTCTCTCCCTGGATCTTCATAGCCTCTTCGCTTCCCAGCCATAATGCAAAATCTGCTGCAGCGTCCTTATTTTTACTTCCTGCAAACACGGCATAACCAAGTCCGTTTATGATATTCGGCTCTTTCCCGTTAAATTCCGGGAATTCCACCAGGTTGATCTTGGTGTTGATGGCATCATTAGAAGTATACTCCGGTGTCATGTAGGAGCCTGCTAAAACCATAGCCAGCTGGCCGCCTTCAAACATGGCATCGGCACTGGTTTCTGACAATGCAGCTGCTGACGGGGAATATCCCTCATTGATCAGATCGATCCAGCACTGGATTCCTTCCTGGGTCTTAGGATCTGTATAACCGGTTTCTGTTTTGTCAGCATTTAAGATCCAGCCGCCATTCGCATATACGGTAGGATAATACCATGTCTGGAAATCGATGGGGCAGGCAAAAGGATATGCTCCAGAGTCAAGACCTGCTGCCTTTAAATCCTTACATGCCTTTGCAAGATCATCAAAGGTCCAGTCATCGGTTGGATATGCCACTCCTGCCTTATCAAAGATATCCTTGTTATACCAAAGAGCATTGGTATCAAAATCCTTTGGTACGGCGATCTGCTTATCCTCAAAGTTATAAGCCTTTACAAGGGCTTCCGGGAAATTCTTCTCTAGATCCAGGTCAGATTTTTTCAAATAATCATTTAAATCCAGAAGAATTCCTCCGTCATAGTAATCCTCTGCGTGAAGTACATTGACCCAGAATACATCCGGTGCTGTTCCGCCTGTTGCTGCAGCCTCCAGCTTGGTCCAGTATTCGCCTCCCTTATAGGGGGTAAGCTGGATATCGATCTTTACATTTTCATGTGTTTTCTGGTAGGCCTGGATCATGGATTCCATGACCGGACGCTGCTTTTCATCCCATATTCCCAAGCTCAAAGTCGTAGCACCTCCCCCGGAAGCTTTGCCTCCGCCGCCACATCCCGTAAGACTCATTGCTGCCATGGCTAATGCCATTCCCATTGCCAGAACTTTGGTTCCTCTCGTTTTCTTCATAATCTGCTCTCTCCTTTTTCTATTGATATTTTTTATACATTAAGCGGATATGCCTGCATATCCTATTTAACGAATATCCTCTAAATGAATCAGCTTTCCTCCCGAGATTCTGGACTGTTCCGCCGCAAGAGCAATATAATGGCTTTCCAGGGACTTATCCAGTGTGGTCATGGAACGATTCGGTTCGGTTCCTTCTCTGACCATATCAAGTAACTGCTCCACCATCCGGTTGTCTCCCCCGGCATGACCAGAAAAATCATCGGACAATTTGGAAACGTCTATAACTTCCTGTTCCTTACCAAATGGTCTTACGGTTATGAGATTGGAGTGAAGACTTGCTTCAATTTCTCCCTTTGTTCCCATAAATCTGGTAAACCGGGAGTTTTCTTCTGTGCAGCCTGTCATGGTAAAGCTGATGGTCGAGCCGTCAGTCATATTTAAATTTACGACCTGATGATCCACCACATTGTTATCGCAATGGTATACACATCTTCCGTAAGGGCCGGTCTTTATGGCTTCCATAACCGATTCTTCCGTTGGGTGAAGGGTAAGTATATTGCATGGCCAGTCAGACTTACCATGGGCAATGCCGGTCTTTTCATTGGTTATGTAAATTTTTTCTGCATCAAAGGGACATTCTGCCTTGGCAGCGCATCCATCCAGACAGCGTTTTGCCGCACCCTCCGGCGCTTTTTCCTCCTTGAATAAGTAGGTGCCTCCAAAGGAGGACACGGATTCACAGGTCTTTCCTGTCAGCCACAATAAAAGGTCCATGTCATGACAGCACTTTTGAAGGATCATGGGGCTGGTCTCTTCTGAGTTTCTCCAGTTTCCTCTGACAAAGCTGTGGGCCTGATGCCAGTAGCCTACATTTTCAA encodes the following:
- the groL gene encoding chaperonin GroEL (60 kDa chaperone family; promotes refolding of misfolded polypeptides especially under stressful conditions; forms two stacked rings of heptamers to form a barrel-shaped 14mer; ends can be capped by GroES; misfolded proteins enter the barrel where they are refolded when GroES binds): MAKQIKYGVDARKALESGVNQLADTVRVTLGPKGRNVVLDKSFGSPLITNDGVTIAKEIELEDAFENMGAQLVKEVATKTNDVAGDGTTTATVLAQAMINEGMKNLAAGANPIVLRKGMKKATEAAVEAIAKMSEPIKGKASIARVAAISASDDEVGEMVADAMEKVSNNGVITIEESKTMKTELDLVEGMQFDRGYISAYMCTDMEKMEANLDDPYILITDKKISNIQEILPLLEQVVQSGARLLIIAEDVEGEALTTLIVNKLRGTFNVIAVKAPGYGDRRKEMLQDIAVLTGGTVISDELGYELKNATLDLLGRAKSVKVQKENTVIVDGCGDKEAITARIGQIKGQIEETTSDFDREKLQERLAKLSGGVAVIRVGAATETEMKEAKLRMEDALSAARAAVEEGVIAGGGSAYVHAINQIEELVKHLEGDERTGGKIILKALESPLYHIVANAGLEGSVIINKVRESKVGTGFDAYKEEYVDMVEAGILDPTKVTRSALQNATSVASTLLTTESVVANIKEKAPAMPAPGGMDMM
- a CDS encoding co-chaperone GroES codes for the protein MKLVPLFDKVVLKPLVAEETTKSGIVLPGQAKEKPQQAEVTAVGPGGLVDGKEVTMQVKVGDKVIFSKYSGTEIETGEESEKYVIVKQNDILAVIE
- the rhaD gene encoding rhamnulose-1-phosphate aldolase; translation: MNILDTEFVKGFIRLCDDGFRQNWHERNGGNLSYRIKESEVESVKEVFTDKNPWQPIGTSVKDLAGEYFMVTGSGKYFRNVILDPEANTCIIEVDESGENYRIRWGLVNGGRPTSELPSHLMNHEVKKEATSGKHRVIYHAHPANVIALTFVLPLEDKVFTRELWEMATECPVVFPDGVGVVGWMVPGGRDIAVATSELMKKYDVAVWAHHGLFASGEDFDLTFGLMHTVEKSAEILVKVLSIRPDKLQTITPQNFRDLAVDFKVNLPEEFLYEK
- a CDS encoding L-rhamnose isomerase, producing the protein MTIKERYETAKEAYKAIGVNTDEALEALKKIPVSMHCWQGDDVIGFDGAGGLSGGIQTTGNYPGRARNPQELMNDMGKALSLIPGKHRINLHASYAVFEEGEWADRDQLEPKHFAKWADFAKERGIGIDFNPTLFSHPKAENATLSSENEEIRSFWIRHVQACIRISEYFAGEQGTPCTMNIWIPDGFKDIPADRTSPRARLKDSLDQILSMDYDKTKVYVAVESKVFGIGVESCTVGSHEFYMNYASKNDILCLLDSGHYHPTEVVSDKISSMLLFFDKVALHVTRPVRWDSDHVVLFDDETKEIAKEIIRGGADRVLLALDFFDASINRLSAWIVGMRNMQKALLNALLLPNERLALLQKERDFTEQMMLQEELKLYPVGDVWNYFCEINGVPAKEDWFEEIRSYEKEVLLNRK
- the rhaM gene encoding L-rhamnose mutarotase, whose product is MIRKSFKMYLNEGMAEEYEKRHNLLWPEMKDMISRHGGHNYSIFLDEETNVLYGYIEIEDEEKWAESADTPINRKWWDYMADIMKTNLDNSPVSISLKPVFHLD
- the rhaB gene encoding rhamnulokinase codes for the protein MEKYYLAVDIGASSGRHILGNVKEGKLVLKEIYRFDNGMKQKDGHLCWDVDSLFHEIKEGMKQCRKLGKIPAAMGIDTWAVDFVLLDGDNRLLGNAVGYRDDRTKGMDEKVYEIISLKDLYGRTGIQKQIFNTIYQLMAVREETPEYLEKGESFLMIPDYFHYLLTGVKKQEYTNATTTQLVSAETGTWDYELIRKLGLPERLFGELSMPGTSVGPLAKAIEEEVGFTCQVVLPATHDTGSAVMAVPLDPEGGDSMDDLLYISSGTWSLMGTELPKADCSMESMKANFTNEGGYAHRFRYLKNIMGLWMIQSVKKELKEKGEAYSFAELCQMASEEVIPSIVDCNASVFLSPESMIGEVQDFCERSGMEVPRTPGQIAAVIYNSLAACYGNTVKELESITGRTYPAIHVVGGGSNAEYLNWLTADRTGRTVYAGPGEATAIGNLLAQMLAAGEFESLKQAREAVYRSFAIKEYQPGN
- a CDS encoding carbohydrate ABC transporter permease — its product is MMKSSRRKKLLIHLILIAGIGITVLPFLWMLCTSFKTKGESMMIPPTILPERFVTEAYYNVLTALPFGRIYMNTVFSTVITVAGQVVICTLAAYSFARIKFPGRDILFLVVLSVLMVPGQIFLVPQYLIVQKLGLLDTMFALFLPNLFSAFGTFMMRQFFLSLPDELEEAAILDGCGRIQILTRIMVPLVKSGIVALVIFTAKFAWNDFMWPLIVNTTTTKMTLAPALSTLQGQHTNDYPAQMAGAVLAVIPMVVLFFVFQKQFIEGVAHTGVKG
- a CDS encoding carbohydrate ABC transporter permease, translated to MQGTTKKKIAKRQWKEWGEGYLFITPLLLGIFVFYIFPFIQNFWFSFNEVNKFNVATFYGLNNYLEMFKDKELWNSLGNTLLYVGITVPLGLMLSLFVAALLNTKIRGTSFYRTIYFLPSVTMSAAVAMVWKWIYNEQYGLLNAALKALGFAPHGWITDPKTALFMIMIVGIWGTVGYNMIILLAGMQGISRSYYEAASVDGASGIHQFFKITIPMLSPTIFFVMITSIISGFQVFDTIYMMVVKTNTAYRSTQTLVMMFYRNAFDYGHKGYAAAISILIFSIIMLVTVIQMIGQRKWVNYD
- a CDS encoding ABC transporter substrate-binding protein; its protein translation is MKKTRGTKVLAMGMALAMAAMSLTGCGGGGKASGGGATTLSLGIWDEKQRPVMESMIQAYQKTHENVKIDIQLTPYKGGEYWTKLEAAATGGTAPDVFWVNVLHAEDYYDGGILLDLNDYLKKSDLDLEKNFPEALVKAYNFEDKQIAVPKDFDTNALWYNKDIFDKAGVAYPTDDWTFDDLAKACKDLKAAGLDSGAYPFACPIDFQTWYYPTVYANGGWILNADKTETGYTDPKTQEGIQCWIDLINEGYSPSAAALSETSADAMFEGGQLAMVLAGSYMTPEYTSNDAINTKINLVEFPEFNGKEPNIINGLGYAVFAGSKNKDAAADFALWLGSEEAMKIQGESGVVISARNDAQKYFADSNKDLNLAAYTNHSGEANPLPVCKSVAELYDIEAEALKAAYSGDKTLADVCSQLKTDADAILAKNNK
- a CDS encoding Gfo/Idh/MocA family protein, which gives rise to MKRITVALAGLGSRGKDTYAPVAKLFPEKMEITAIADIVEEKVEEVSREYGVPKERCYSSAEEMLKQEKLADVMFIATQDRQHVGHAIPALEKGYDLLLEKPVSPDLDECRELLKVASERGRKVVVCHVLRYTPFYTKVKELIDSGVIGDVVTVMGIENVGYWHQAHSFVRGNWRNSEETSPMILQKCCHDMDLLLWLTGKTCESVSSFGGTYLFKEEKAPEGAAKRCLDGCAAKAECPFDAEKIYITNEKTGIAHGKSDWPCNILTLHPTEESVMEAIKTGPYGRCVYHCDNNVVDHQVVNLNMTDGSTISFTMTGCTEENSRFTRFMGTKGEIEASLHSNLITVRPFGKEQEVIDVSKLSDDFSGHAGGDNRMVEQLLDMVREGTEPNRSMTTLDKSLESHYIALAAEQSRISGGKLIHLEDIR